From Campylobacter lari, one genomic window encodes:
- a CDS encoding 5-formyltetrahydrofolate cyclo-ligase encodes MIKNDFRIKQKFKMKLKLKFQYKRDFSVFQEVNKILKSCKNYKNILIYIPLKYEINLYKFRHFLTKKYRIFVPFMQDKSLKVVKLRLALDKKSFGVYEPKDSFLQTRIDVAIIPVIGVDAKLGRVGHGQGFYDRFFENISYKKPLVIFTQMMDAKSHQIFSQDHDIKGNFYINPYKKYFRKVKNNDRNISCINSRFHRRRDWIYSRQKD; translated from the coding sequence TTGATAAAAAATGACTTTAGAATAAAACAGAAATTTAAAATGAAATTAAAACTAAAATTTCAATACAAAAGAGATTTTTCAGTTTTTCAAGAAGTAAATAAAATTTTAAAATCTTGTAAAAATTATAAAAATATCCTTATATATATTCCTTTAAAATATGAAATTAATCTTTATAAATTCAGACATTTTTTAACAAAAAAATACCGAATTTTTGTTCCATTTATGCAAGATAAAAGTTTAAAGGTAGTAAAATTAAGGTTAGCTCTTGATAAAAAGAGTTTTGGGGTATATGAACCAAAAGATTCTTTTTTGCAAACTCGTATAGATGTTGCAATCATCCCTGTTATAGGAGTAGATGCAAAATTAGGAAGAGTTGGTCATGGCCAAGGATTTTACGATAGGTTTTTTGAAAATATTTCTTATAAAAAACCTTTAGTTATTTTCACACAAATGATGGATGCAAAATCTCATCAAATTTTTAGTCAAGACCATGATATAAAAGGAAATTTTTATATAAACCCTTATAAAAAATATTTTAGGAAAGTTAAAAACAATGATAGAAATATTAGTTGCATTAATAGCCGTTTTCATAGGCGGAGGGATTGGATATATAGTCGCCAAAAAGATTAA
- the rny gene encoding ribonuclease Y produces the protein MIEILVALIAVFIGGGIGYIVAKKINDANFNIFLEQAKAKAKAIEYEAELTLKDAKNSVAEAEFAAKKKFDEKIQKLQKEHSIKLEELNKKEQNLHYQEKLHEENKNKLAKEQQTIKALHEENENLKQSYETKLNDVLKILEHSAGLTQEEAKSIVLQKVEEASRAEIAHIVRKYEEEARNEAKRKANFILAQATSRFAGEFAAERLINVVNIKNDELKGRIIGKEGRNVKTLEMVLGVDIIIDDTPGAIIVSCFNLYRRAIATKVIELLVEDGRIQPAKIEEIHEKVCKEFEDNILEEGQTIVMDLGLNNIHPEIVKLIGKLRYRASYGQNALAHSLEVAHLAGIIAAECGGDEKLARRAGILHDIGKALTHEFEGSHVDLGAELCKRYKEHPIVINAIYAHHGHEEATSIESAAVCTADTLSAARPGARREVLEAFLKRVSELEDIAKSKEGVKKAYAINAGREIRVIVNAKLVNDDESVLLAKEIAEEIQEKVQYPGEIKVNVIRELRAVDFAR, from the coding sequence ATGATAGAAATATTAGTTGCATTAATAGCCGTTTTCATAGGCGGAGGGATTGGATATATAGTCGCCAAAAAGATTAATGATGCAAATTTCAATATCTTTTTAGAGCAAGCAAAAGCAAAAGCAAAAGCCATTGAATATGAAGCTGAGCTAACACTTAAAGATGCTAAAAATTCAGTTGCTGAGGCTGAATTTGCAGCAAAGAAAAAATTTGATGAAAAAATTCAAAAACTACAAAAAGAGCATTCTATTAAGCTAGAAGAACTCAACAAAAAAGAACAAAACCTTCATTATCAAGAAAAGCTTCATGAAGAAAACAAAAACAAATTAGCAAAAGAGCAGCAAACTATAAAAGCTTTGCATGAGGAGAATGAAAATTTAAAACAAAGCTACGAAACAAAGTTAAATGATGTTTTAAAAATTCTTGAACATTCAGCTGGTCTCACACAAGAAGAGGCAAAAAGTATAGTCTTACAAAAAGTAGAAGAAGCCTCAAGAGCTGAAATTGCTCATATTGTTAGAAAATACGAAGAAGAAGCTAGAAATGAAGCCAAAAGAAAGGCTAATTTTATCTTAGCACAAGCTACTTCAAGATTTGCAGGAGAATTCGCTGCTGAAAGGTTGATCAATGTAGTAAATATCAAAAATGATGAGTTAAAAGGACGCATTATAGGCAAAGAAGGGAGAAATGTTAAAACCTTAGAAATGGTTTTGGGTGTTGATATTATCATAGATGATACGCCTGGAGCAATTATAGTAAGTTGTTTTAATCTTTATAGACGCGCCATTGCTACAAAGGTGATTGAACTTTTAGTTGAAGATGGCAGAATACAACCTGCAAAAATAGAAGAAATCCATGAAAAAGTTTGCAAAGAATTTGAAGATAATATCTTAGAAGAAGGTCAAACTATAGTAATGGATTTAGGACTTAATAATATCCATCCTGAAATTGTTAAATTAATAGGAAAATTAAGATATAGAGCAAGTTATGGACAAAATGCTCTAGCACACTCTTTGGAAGTAGCGCATTTAGCTGGAATCATAGCAGCTGAGTGTGGTGGCGATGAAAAACTAGCAAGAAGAGCTGGAATTTTACACGATATAGGCAAGGCTTTAACGCATGAATTTGAAGGTTCTCATGTAGATTTAGGAGCTGAACTTTGCAAAAGATACAAAGAACATCCTATAGTGATTAATGCGATTTATGCTCACCATGGACATGAAGAGGCTACAAGTATAGAATCAGCTGCAGTTTGTACAGCAGATACACTAAGCGCTGCACGCCCTGGAGCAAGGCGTGAGGTGCTTGAGGCCTTCTTGAAACGAGTTAGCGAACTTGAAGATATAGCAAAAAGTAAAGAAGGGGTTAAAAAAGCTTATGCTATTAATGCTGGTAGAGAAATTAGAGTTATTGTTAATGCAAAATTAGTCAATGATGATGAATCTGTGCTTTTAGCTAAAGAAATAGCTGAAGAAATTCAAGAAAAAGTTCAATACCCTGGTGAAATAAAAGTTAATGTCATCAGAGAGCTTAGAGCTGTTGATTTTGCAAGATAG
- a CDS encoding DedA family protein, protein MQEMIDNLSTYGYLILFFYSFGGGMVAILAAGVLCASSTKLDLHLCIFLAFLANTIGSTLLFILGKYYKKDIMPYFKNHRRKIALAMIKIKKYGDLLLVVQKFIYGVKTIIPIAAGLCKFSFVRFFIINTLASLIWAIILGYAGFIFGNTLKEAFEIFSNHPYIAPAFIITLIFIIWLYLSRFSKKK, encoded by the coding sequence ATGCAAGAAATGATTGATAATCTTAGCACTTATGGTTATTTGATTTTATTTTTTTATTCTTTTGGTGGAGGAATGGTGGCCATACTTGCTGCCGGGGTACTTTGTGCAAGTTCAACTAAACTTGATTTGCATTTGTGTATATTTTTAGCCTTTTTGGCTAATACTATAGGTTCAACCCTATTATTTATTCTAGGAAAATATTATAAAAAAGACATAATGCCTTATTTTAAAAATCATAGAAGAAAAATCGCGCTTGCTATGATAAAAATCAAAAAATATGGAGATTTACTTTTAGTAGTGCAAAAATTTATTTACGGGGTAAAAACTATCATTCCTATAGCAGCAGGTCTTTGCAAATTTAGCTTTGTAAGATTTTTTATCATCAATACCCTAGCTAGTTTAATTTGGGCTATAATACTTGGTTATGCTGGATTTATTTTTGGAAACACCTTAAAGGAGGCTTTTGAAATTTTTTCAAATCATCCTTATATAGCACCTGCCTTTATAATCACTTTAATTTTTATTATATGGTTATACTTATCACGCTTTTCTAAGAAAAAATGA
- a CDS encoding ComEC/Rec2 family competence protein, protein MNLKFSIKDSYREFLILLLCFLAIFSLNLIYEYKKYQNFKLTKHLLLKNNIIISSYQKTNKKGKKYQVFKIKNSDFVFYTTSFKDLNLSKNDIINLRIITKNINFKDYLSKNFFVPSYDFHKTNTQKENILVEYFLNQHQNEKIKEFYGALFFAKNVSSELRNDVNFYNIAHLIAISGYHLGLLFSFCFLIFAPLYAFFHKRYFPYRSLKLDISIFAFLLLILYIFLIDFSPSYIRALCMSIFAFYLFSKNIKILSFKFLFLSVILCISLFPNLLFSVGFLFSSLGVFYIYLYLHHFKDNFSKNYIHIIFINFWTFLAMMIPVLYFFPLISFQQFLGIPLSILFALFYPISLLLHLLSYGDVLDEILLALFDFKLNSILLHIPLEIYLIYIFLSFMAIFHRYLALFVISLGFIPFIFLI, encoded by the coding sequence ATGAATTTAAAATTCTCTATAAAAGATTCTTATAGAGAATTTTTAATTTTATTATTATGTTTTTTAGCAATTTTTAGCCTAAATCTCATTTATGAGTATAAAAAATACCAAAATTTTAAACTCACAAAACATTTATTGCTTAAAAATAATATCATTATATCTAGCTATCAAAAAACTAATAAAAAAGGTAAAAAATACCAAGTTTTTAAAATTAAAAATTCTGATTTTGTTTTTTACACTACTAGTTTTAAAGATCTAAATTTAAGTAAAAATGATATTATAAATCTTAGGATTATTACTAAAAATATTAACTTTAAAGATTATCTTAGTAAAAATTTTTTTGTACCAAGTTATGATTTTCATAAAACTAATACTCAAAAAGAAAATATCTTAGTGGAGTATTTTTTAAATCAACATCAAAATGAAAAAATCAAAGAATTTTACGGGGCTTTATTTTTTGCAAAAAATGTATCAAGTGAGCTTAGAAATGATGTAAATTTTTACAATATCGCGCATTTAATTGCTATTAGTGGATATCATTTGGGCTTGTTATTTAGCTTTTGCTTTTTGATTTTTGCTCCTTTATATGCCTTTTTTCACAAACGATATTTTCCTTATAGAAGTTTAAAACTTGATATTAGTATTTTTGCTTTCTTGCTTTTAATTTTGTATATATTTTTAATAGACTTTAGCCCTTCTTATATAAGAGCTTTATGTATGAGTATTTTTGCTTTTTATCTATTTAGCAAAAATATTAAAATTTTGAGTTTTAAATTTTTATTCTTAAGTGTAATTTTATGTATAAGCTTATTTCCAAATTTATTATTTAGCGTTGGCTTTTTGTTTTCAAGTTTAGGAGTATTTTATATTTATTTATATTTACATCATTTTAAAGATAATTTTTCAAAAAATTATATTCATATTATTTTTATAAATTTTTGGACTTTTTTAGCAATGATGATTCCTGTATTATATTTCTTTCCACTTATTAGTTTTCAACAATTTTTAGGTATACCTCTAAGCATATTATTTGCTTTATTTTACCCTATAAGTTTATTACTGCATTTATTATCTTATGGAGATGTATTAGATGAAATATTATTAGCATTATTTGATTTTAAATTAAATAGTATATTGTTACATATACCATTAGAAATTTATCTTATTTATATATTTTTATCCTTCATGGCTATTTTTCATCGTTATTTAGCTCTTTTTGTAATTTCTCTTGGTTTTATTCCCTTTATTTTCTTGATTTAA
- a CDS encoding YihY/virulence factor BrkB family protein, which translates to MNFKNFIKILLSIRDKEILNYAAALSFYTILSLIPLLFLCFWVFTQIPSFEMYQERIKNLIFTFLIPTQQELITQYINTFLKNSVNLGLIGLLAMALTSLAFFSGYDYVINKLLEEDSKSLWHSISSYWTLATLTPLGLGVSFYISGFIQKTLDDFNIALNFFEILPYVIIWALFFTSYSSSVSKKGDLKTLLISSFGASVIWYISKMIFVYYAVYNKTYLNVYGSFSVILFFFLWIYISWIIYLLGLRVYLILNQENKGNKTKRNYKKS; encoded by the coding sequence ATGAATTTTAAAAACTTCATAAAAATTCTTTTAAGCATAAGAGATAAAGAAATTTTAAATTATGCTGCAGCTTTGAGTTTTTATACTATTTTATCTTTAATACCGCTTTTATTTTTATGTTTTTGGGTTTTTACTCAAATTCCAAGTTTTGAAATGTATCAAGAAAGAATTAAAAATTTAATTTTTACTTTTTTAATCCCAACTCAACAAGAATTAATAACACAATATATTAACACTTTTTTAAAAAATAGTGTCAATCTTGGTTTAATTGGTCTTTTAGCTATGGCTTTGACTTCTTTGGCATTTTTTTCAGGTTATGATTATGTTATTAATAAGCTTTTGGAAGAAGATTCTAAAAGTCTTTGGCATAGTATAAGTTCTTATTGGACTTTGGCAACATTAACTCCACTTGGACTTGGAGTGAGTTTTTACATTTCAGGTTTTATACAAAAAACCTTAGATGATTTTAATATTGCTTTAAATTTTTTTGAGATTTTACCTTATGTGATTATATGGGCTTTGTTTTTTACATCTTATTCAAGTTCAGTGAGTAAAAAAGGTGATTTAAAAACTTTGCTTATTAGTTCTTTTGGTGCTTCTGTGATTTGGTATATTTCTAAGATGATTTTTGTATATTATGCTGTATATAATAAAACTTATTTAAATGTATATGGTTCTTTTTCTGTGATATTGTTTTTCTTTTTGTGGATTTATATTTCTTGGATTATTTATCTTTTGGGTTTAAGGGTTTATTTGATTTTAAATCAAGAAAATAAAGGGAATAAAACCAAGAGAAATTACAAAAAGAGCTAA
- a CDS encoding FAD-linked oxidase C-terminal domain-containing protein, which yields MQEIHQKFFQDLLGVENAHFDPIHKRAYSYDATKKHYLPDGVLFPRDENDISQILKYCNENKIIVIPRGSGSGFTGGSLAINGGVVLSFEKHMNKILEIDLENLVAVVQPGVINMALQEKAKEYGLFYPPDPASMEYSSLGGNVSENAGGMRAAKYGITKDYVMALRAVLPNGEIIRAGKKTIKDVAGYNLAGILIASEGSLAVLSEITLKLVALPKFKKTAMGIFNSIDEAMNAVYKTLAKGVTPVSMEFLDQLSIQALEQKFQKGLPMDAGAILIADVDGNVEEAIEADLKILQESFYESGVREFKIAKDEQEAANIWFARRNCSQSIAMYGNLKLNEDITVPRSKLPDLLKGIAEISKKYGFKIPCFGHTGDGNVHTNVMVSDKNNPELVKKGYEAVEEVFKLTVSLGGTLSGEHGIGISKAPFMKLAFSEAEMDLMRNIKKAFDPNNILNPFKMGL from the coding sequence ATGCAAGAAATCCATCAAAAATTTTTTCAAGATCTTTTAGGGGTTGAAAATGCTCATTTTGATCCTATCCACAAAAGAGCGTATAGTTATGATGCTACTAAAAAGCATTATTTACCTGATGGAGTGCTTTTTCCAAGAGATGAAAATGATATTAGTCAAATTTTAAAATATTGTAATGAAAATAAAATCATCGTTATTCCTAGGGGCTCAGGTAGTGGATTTACCGGTGGAAGCTTAGCTATTAATGGTGGAGTAGTGTTAAGCTTTGAAAAACATATGAATAAAATTTTAGAAATTGATCTTGAAAATTTAGTTGCAGTAGTGCAGCCTGGTGTGATAAATATGGCTTTACAAGAAAAAGCAAAAGAATATGGTTTATTTTATCCACCTGATCCTGCTAGTATGGAGTATTCTTCTTTAGGGGGGAATGTAAGCGAAAATGCAGGGGGTATGAGAGCTGCTAAGTATGGTATAACTAAAGATTATGTAATGGCTTTAAGAGCTGTTTTACCTAATGGAGAAATCATTAGAGCAGGTAAAAAAACTATAAAAGATGTAGCGGGTTATAATCTAGCTGGAATTTTAATAGCAAGTGAGGGATCTTTGGCTGTGCTTAGTGAGATTACTTTAAAACTAGTAGCTTTGCCAAAGTTTAAAAAGACAGCTATGGGGATTTTTAACAGCATTGATGAAGCAATGAATGCAGTTTATAAAACTTTAGCTAAAGGTGTGACTCCTGTATCTATGGAATTTTTAGATCAATTAAGCATACAAGCATTAGAACAAAAATTCCAAAAAGGCTTACCTATGGATGCGGGTGCGATTTTAATCGCTGATGTAGATGGCAATGTAGAAGAGGCTATTGAAGCAGATTTAAAAATTTTGCAAGAGAGTTTTTATGAATCTGGCGTAAGAGAGTTTAAAATAGCAAAAGATGAGCAAGAAGCAGCCAATATTTGGTTTGCTAGAAGAAACTGCTCTCAAAGTATAGCAATGTATGGAAATTTAAAGCTTAATGAAGATATTACAGTGCCGCGTTCAAAACTACCTGATCTTTTAAAAGGCATAGCTGAAATTTCTAAAAAATATGGTTTTAAAATCCCTTGTTTTGGTCATACTGGCGATGGTAATGTGCATACTAATGTAATGGTAAGTGATAAAAATAATCCTGAGTTGGTTAAAAAAGGTTACGAAGCTGTAGAAGAGGTGTTTAAGCTTACAGTTTCTTTGGGTGGGACTTTAAGTGGAGAACATGGTATAGGCATTTCAAAAGCTCCTTTTATGAAGCTTGCTTTTAGCGAAGCTGAAATGGACTTGATGAGAAATATCAAAAAAGCATTTGATCCAAATAATATACTTAATCCTTTTAAAATGGGACTTTGA
- a CDS encoding plasminogen-binding N-terminal domain-containing protein, which produces MILMLCCFLAFLQAKNFDLIQTKLEKVDDIYGYIKDDPRILLHSSGIVVHEIDTQKSIIARASVIGRENGLVKLQFKVFDMLAQDAMPLPNVLPQVGDKIVLNYLYDRALIIAPDKNVYDFIAQKLNGLYFLHPDLFGAHMIQEYRQTPRRSDFRSFCSKNAVGLLVVALENKAEIVDCQDFGKIEEFNIPQAQSLQIPFYSRITGYKSDIFSLNDEAIGNYYVYYEKLISLTREK; this is translated from the coding sequence ATTATTTTAATGCTTTGTTGTTTTTTAGCATTTTTGCAAGCTAAAAATTTTGATTTAATACAAACAAAACTTGAAAAAGTAGATGATATTTATGGTTATATAAAAGATGATCCTAGAATTTTATTGCACTCAAGTGGTATAGTTGTGCATGAAATTGATACACAAAAATCAATTATTGCAAGAGCTAGTGTGATAGGCCGTGAAAATGGCTTAGTTAAATTACAATTTAAAGTTTTTGATATGCTAGCTCAAGATGCTATGCCTTTACCAAATGTATTGCCACAAGTAGGCGATAAAATAGTTTTAAATTATTTATATGATAGAGCCTTGATTATAGCTCCTGATAAAAATGTGTATGATTTTATAGCTCAAAAATTAAATGGACTTTATTTTTTACACCCTGATTTATTTGGTGCTCATATGATACAAGAATACCGCCAAACTCCAAGAAGATCAGATTTTAGATCTTTTTGTTCAAAAAATGCTGTTGGGCTTTTAGTGGTAGCTTTAGAAAATAAAGCTGAGATAGTTGATTGTCAAGATTTTGGCAAGATAGAAGAATTTAACATACCTCAAGCTCAAAGTTTGCAAATTCCATTTTATTCAAGAATTACAGGTTATAAAAGCGATATTTTTAGCTTAAATGATGAAGCAATTGGAAATTATTATGTATATTATGAAAAATTAATTAGCTTAACTAGAGAAAAATAA
- a CDS encoding M23 family metallopeptidase produces the protein MKKIFISLLISIKLFAISSVEELSWENGKTLLDFLQDHSIPLNLYYNLDAEDKELSAEIASGIKYQMLKDDQGELEQVLIPISDDLQIHIYKNTENKFVLSFTPISYTKEKRTIRVAINNSAYQDVYDESGSVTLARAMVRAFKNSVNFKNVRKGDSVVLIYEQKRRLGRLFGDINIQAALANIRGKEYSVFLYKDSYYNAQGKELENFFLTKPVKYTRISDRFTRARYHPILKRYRAHLGIDYAAPTGTPVKSAGDGTISFVGTKGGYGKVVQVKHMSGYMTLYAHLSRFAKIKRGQKVKQGQVIAYVGSTGMSTGPHLHFGLYLNNKAINPETIVKIPKSSLSGKNKEEFLKMAKEYENRLQSIDENYKNPPKEQNIENSMEL, from the coding sequence ATGAAAAAAATTTTCATATCTTTACTTATATCGATAAAACTTTTTGCTATTTCAAGTGTTGAAGAACTTTCTTGGGAGAATGGCAAAACTTTACTTGATTTTTTACAAGATCACTCCATACCTTTAAATTTATACTATAATCTTGATGCTGAAGATAAAGAACTAAGTGCAGAAATTGCAAGTGGTATTAAATACCAAATGTTAAAAGATGATCAAGGAGAATTAGAACAGGTTTTAATCCCAATCAGTGATGATTTACAAATTCATATTTACAAAAATACTGAAAATAAATTCGTATTAAGTTTTACTCCAATTTCTTATACCAAAGAAAAAAGAACTATTCGCGTAGCTATTAACAATTCAGCTTATCAAGATGTTTATGATGAAAGTGGTAGCGTAACCTTAGCAAGAGCTATGGTAAGAGCTTTTAAAAATAGTGTTAATTTTAAAAATGTTAGAAAAGGCGATAGTGTAGTATTAATTTATGAGCAAAAAAGAAGACTAGGAAGACTTTTTGGCGATATTAATATCCAAGCAGCTTTAGCTAATATTAGAGGTAAAGAATATTCTGTATTTTTATATAAAGATTCTTATTATAATGCTCAAGGAAAAGAGCTTGAAAATTTCTTTTTAACTAAACCTGTCAAATATACAAGAATTTCAGATCGTTTTACTAGAGCAAGATACCATCCTATATTAAAACGCTATAGAGCACACCTAGGTATTGACTATGCAGCTCCAACGGGTACTCCAGTTAAAAGTGCAGGAGATGGAACGATTAGCTTTGTTGGGACAAAAGGTGGTTATGGTAAGGTTGTACAAGTAAAACACATGTCAGGCTATATGACTTTATATGCTCATCTTAGTCGCTTTGCAAAAATCAAACGCGGACAAAAAGTTAAGCAAGGACAAGTGATTGCTTATGTAGGCTCTACTGGTATGAGTACTGGGCCACATTTGCATTTTGGACTTTATCTAAATAATAAAGCAATTAATCCTGAAACTATAGTTAAAATTCCAAAATCAAGCTTAAGTGGAAAAAACAAAGAAGAATTTTTAAAAATGGCAAAAGAGTATGAAAACCGCTTGCAAAGCATTGATGAAAATTATAAAAATCCACCAAAAGAACAAAATATAGAAAATTCTATGGAGCTTTGA
- the mgtE gene encoding magnesium transporter: MMNDFLEAQELLKNTFKDQSTYEINEALKTIKRHDEELYLKTLKSFDTYTLANVATITPEHILEDILENLSIIKIAKAVEELESDDATDLIKRFEELNPQKTLAILNRLSSEDKEEILRLKNYDENTAGAYMQTEIFTASINESIEKAIKRYRILKHSGQVDQIFQVYIIDKQGKLCNAINLSDLLLWDFKLSFADIIKNNNEKYKCYSIKDHEDIQKAIDIVEDYDLSVLAVINDDGVLLGRITYDDIHDLIQENATEQIYNLAGVDADVEEESAFKAAKARAFWLMINLTTSLISANIISLFSGEIEQLVALAVLMPIVASMGGNTGSQALAVTVRKLSLNEVEFKDAKKVILRESGISLLNGLIFASVMSIIAFIWFKTALLGLVIALSMLINLALAGFVGSFVPLTLKKFKIDPAVGSSVVITAITDGLGFFSFLLLAKMILL; the protein is encoded by the coding sequence ATGATGAATGATTTTTTAGAAGCACAAGAACTTTTAAAAAATACTTTCAAAGATCAAAGTACCTATGAAATCAATGAAGCCTTAAAAACTATTAAAAGGCATGATGAAGAGCTTTATTTAAAAACTCTTAAATCTTTTGATACTTACACACTTGCAAATGTAGCTACTATAACGCCTGAACATATCTTAGAAGATATTTTAGAAAACTTAAGCATTATAAAGATTGCAAAAGCAGTAGAAGAGCTTGAAAGTGATGATGCAACAGACTTAATTAAGCGTTTTGAAGAACTAAATCCACAAAAAACTTTAGCTATTTTAAACCGCTTAAGTTCAGAAGATAAAGAAGAAATTTTACGCCTTAAAAATTATGATGAAAATACTGCTGGTGCTTATATGCAAACAGAAATTTTCACAGCCTCTATTAATGAAAGTATAGAAAAGGCCATTAAAAGATATAGAATTTTAAAGCATTCAGGACAAGTAGATCAAATTTTTCAAGTTTATATCATAGATAAACAAGGAAAACTTTGCAATGCTATCAACCTAAGCGATCTCTTGCTTTGGGATTTTAAACTAAGTTTTGCAGATATTATTAAAAATAACAATGAAAAATATAAATGTTATAGCATTAAAGATCATGAAGATATACAAAAGGCTATTGATATAGTAGAAGATTATGATTTAAGTGTTTTGGCTGTTATAAATGATGATGGAGTGCTTTTGGGTAGAATTACTTATGATGATATTCATGATTTAATCCAAGAAAATGCAACAGAGCAAATTTATAATTTAGCCGGAGTTGATGCAGATGTTGAAGAAGAAAGTGCTTTTAAAGCAGCTAAAGCAAGAGCTTTTTGGCTCATGATTAATCTTACAACTTCATTAATTTCAGCTAATATCATCAGTCTTTTTTCAGGTGAAATAGAACAACTTGTAGCTCTAGCAGTACTTATGCCTATTGTAGCTTCCATGGGAGGTAACACAGGCTCACAAGCCTTAGCGGTAACAGTTAGAAAACTCTCACTCAATGAAGTAGAATTTAAAGATGCTAAAAAAGTTATATTAAGAGAAAGTGGAATTTCTTTATTAAATGGGCTTATATTTGCTAGCGTTATGAGTATTATAGCTTTTATATGGTTTAAAACAGCCCTTTTAGGACTTGTTATAGCTTTGTCAATGCTAATCAATCTAGCCTTAGCCGGTTTTGTAGGCTCTTTTGTGCCATTAACTTTGAAAAAATTTAAAATTGATCCTGCAGTAGGTTCAAGTGTTGTAATTACTGCAATTACTGATGGTTTGGGTTTTTTCAGCTTTTTACTCTTAGCTAAGATGATTTTATTATAA
- the tpx gene encoding thiol peroxidase codes for MSSIIYKKQNIKLTGNQLQIGDNAPKVTLKTKNLASVEIAPPGKTQILLTFPSLDTQVCSKQAKETNKRLASIKNIEVIVISMDLPFAMDRFCATEGIDNIIVASDFAFKDFGTNYGVLIHDSIFAGLLARSAFVVKDEKIIYKQLVKELMGKIDFKDLELFIQNDYRYSLN; via the coding sequence GTGTCAAGCATTATATATAAAAAACAAAACATAAAACTCACAGGAAATCAACTACAAATTGGCGATAATGCTCCAAAAGTGACTTTAAAAACTAAAAATCTTGCCTCAGTAGAAATAGCACCACCTGGAAAAACTCAAATTTTACTAACTTTTCCTAGCTTAGACACTCAAGTATGTTCCAAACAAGCTAAAGAAACTAACAAAAGATTGGCATCTATAAAAAACATTGAAGTGATTGTTATTAGCATGGACTTACCTTTTGCTATGGATCGTTTTTGTGCAACTGAAGGAATTGATAATATCATAGTTGCAAGTGATTTTGCCTTTAAAGATTTTGGCACTAATTATGGAGTATTAATACATGATAGTATATTTGCAGGATTATTAGCAAGATCAGCTTTTGTAGTTAAAGATGAAAAAATAATATACAAACAGCTCGTAAAAGAGCTGATGGGAAAAATTGATTTTAAAGATTTAGAGCTTTTTATACAAAACGATTATCGCTATTCTTTAAATTAA